The sequence CCAGGCCCAGAACTTGTCCAGCGTGAGCAGACCCGGCTTAAAACAGAGTGACGACTCACGATTGAACGGCGACGCCAGGCGCTCTATGCCTCTGAGATCAGTGTCGTCGAAGGCCTCGGGTGGTCGCTCTGACTCGCCCCCTGGAAGCGTGGTGCCGGCACAGGCCCCGAGACCCGCTCCCAGGAGAGCTGACATCGCCAGGCTGCCCAGGATACCAAAGATCAGGAGAGATGAGAGCTGCGGCCGGCGGGAGGACAAGGTCCCCACGGGCGGGCAGCATGTCGACATCCCCAGCTCCTGCATCAGCCGGCTCACGGGCCGGGAGGGCCCCGGGCAGCCCAGCTGCGGTGCCCGGGTGGAGGGCGAGCCCAGCAGCAGGGGCACGCAGGAGCCCAGCACACCTTCCGGGGGTGGCCCCCAGCCCCCCGCTCTGCCTGGCCCCTCCAGGGGGAAGGGTGTCGGCTCGACCTTTGAGAGCTTCAGGATCAATATTCCTGGGAACACAGCCCACTCCAGCAGACTCCCCAGCCCTGGCTTCTGTAACACCTTCCGGCCTGTGGATAGCAAGGCGCAGAGGAGAGAGAGCCCCTCGCCCCTCTTCGCCGTCAGGAAGACGAAGCAGCTCAAGAGCGAGATCTACGATCCTTTCAACCCCACGGGCTCCGACTCCAGCTCCGCCGGCAGCAGCCCCGAGCgcctgggctccagcctccttccctctgaGATCACCCGGACCATTTCGGTGGACAGTCCGAGGGCCCCAGCTCGGCTGCCCGTGCGTTGCGTCACCTCCTACACAGTGCAGACTGGCTTTGGGAAGGAGCCCCAGCCCCCCCAGGGGCCCTCTGGGCAGCCTGAGCTCCAGGACAAGGAGGAGCCCACTGAGGGCCAAGGCGCTGCCACACAGGTGCAGGGGGCGTCCCCGCCCGAGCCCTGGGGGGACGAGGACCGGCCACCCCGCAGCTCCTTCTTTGGCTCTGAGGGGCGGACAGTGACCTGTGTGACTGTGGCGGAGCCGGACGTGCCACCCAGCCCCAACGCCTTGCACACAACCACCCACAGGGTCGTGGAGCTGCGGTCCCCCACCCGCTCCCGCTCCACGTCCAGCTCCCGCAGCAGGAAGAAAACCCAGAGGCAGCAGGCCGCCAGCAGGGAGCATGGGAGGGCCCGCTCCGGTTCCCGTTCGTCCCACTCTGGGGACAGGAGCTCTCGGTCGGCATCGCCACCAGCGGGTGAGGACCCGGCTAAGAGGCACCGACCCAAGGTCCGGAGCCGGAGGTCTTCCAGTGACCGCTCCAGCAGCCATGAGCGAGCCAAGCGGAAGAAGGCCAAGGACAAGAGccgagagaggaggaggggcaccTGGGGCCGAGGCCGGCGCAGGTCCCGCTCCGGCAGCCCCGGCAGCTCCTCCTACGAGCACCGCgaaggcaggaggaagaagaggcGGAGGTCCGGGTCCAGGTCTCGGGGGAGGGAGTGCTCGCCCCCCAGCAGCCTGGAGAGGTCCCGTAGGCCCAGGCACCCCAGGGAAAGGAGGGACCGGCCCCGAGAGAGGCGTGGCTCCCGGGAGAGGAGGAAGCGCAGGTCCAGGTCACCGAGCCTGGAGCACAGGTCCCGGGAGCACCGGCGGCCTCGTTCCCGTGAGAAgcgcccacggccccgcccccgctccccgGAGAGGAAGCTGGCCCCGAAAGAGGCTTCTCCGGTGCCCCCTGTCCCAGAGGAGCCCAGGCCAGACAGGGAGCACTTGGCCAGGCCCCCGGCCTCAGCAGGAGCAGACGCCTTGCCGGAGGGGGTCGAGACGGACAAGGGCCCCCCAAAGGCCGCCCCAGTCCCAGAGGCGCTAGCCGAGTGTCCACTCGAGGACCTGGATTACGGCGACTCTGTCGAGGCGGGCCACCTCTTTGAGGACTTTTCAAGTGAAGCCATCTTCATGCAGCTTGATGACATGAGCTCTCCGCCCTCCCCTGAGAGCACGGACTCCTCCCCAGAGCGAGGCCTCCTGCCCAAGCCTGCTGTGCCTCCAACCAGCCAGCAGCATGACGCCAGCCTGGCCATGGCCACGGCCGCCATCAGGAGGGAGGTGTCGCTGATCCACAGTGAAGATGCCACACAGCTCCTGCCCCAGACAGAAGGCCCCCAAGAGAAGCACTTGCTCCCGCAGGACATGGCTGAGGCCACCACAGTGCCCAGCACCCTGGGTGGCCAGGCCGTGGGTGGGGCACCCGTGGTGAAGGAGGAAGGTCCTTCTCAGAACCCCTTGCTACGGGCTAAGGCTCTGGTGAAGAGAGTCACCTGGAACCTCCAGGAGGCAGAGAGCAGTGCCCCAGCCGAGGACAGAGGCCTGCGTGAGTAGGCACTtcccggggtggggggttggCGTGTGGTCTTCTCCGTGGGTGGCTCACGGGCCTCCTTCACACAGAGGGATGGCTGCGGCCTGACCAGTGGTCCTTGCTGCTGGGATGCTTTTCTGGAACTTTCTAGCCAGGAAGCAGCCTTCTGGCCTGGGGTGGCCACAGAACACTCACCCCTGCTGTTTTGGCCCTCAGGGATGCCGCTCCACAGACCACAGAAGCCCCGGGAAGGGGTCCGGGAAACCGAGGACGTGGGCCCCATGGCTGCGTTCCAGCAGGCACCTTTCTCTGAGTCCCTTCCCCCTGGTTACGTGCTTCCGGACTCTGGCTTTCCCGATGCCAACCCCTCTCAGGTGGGCGCCTAGACTGGAGGGACGTGGCCTCGTGCCCAGGCCATGCTGGCTGGGCCAGGTCGGGGCTGAAGACCTCATAGTGCCACCCCCTTTCTGCCATGGCTCTGACTGGGGAGTAGGGTGGTGAGCGCGGTGCCGGGAGCTCTACAGAGGCTGAGTGGGATTTGTTCTTGCCCAGGTATATGGCCCTAACCTGCCTCCcgccctggctctgcctctgagcATCCCGCCCTACGCACCAGTCAGCCAGCCCACGGTCCAGTTCATCCTGCAGGGGAGCCTTCCCCTGGAGGGCTGTGGGgtggcccagagcccagcccctgTACCCGCCATCCTGACCACAGCCTCAGAGCCACCTGGCCACGCGGccgccactgccaccaccactgccaACAACTCTGAGGAGAGGACAGCTGCTCCCAGGCCAGCCTCAGAGAAGGCCAAGAATGAGGAGGTGAgtcctgcccccctccctccagGGGCAGGATGATGGGAAGCCTTGTGCCTCTGGCCAGAGGGCCCTCTAGGCCTCTGGGTGGGTGTCACATGCATGTTCTCACTCCCAGTACATGAAGAAGCTGCACGTGCAGGAACGGGCCGTGGAGGAGGTGAAGCTGGCCATCAAACCCTTCTACCAGAAGAGGGAGGTGACAAAGGACGAGTACAAGGACATCCTTCGCAAGGCCGTGCAGAAGGTGGGCTTGGCAGTCGCCACCTGGGGGGCCGAGACCCTGCCTGCTGACACTCTCGGGGGTCCGTGAGCATGGAGAAGGGTGCCCCAGGCCAGCCCGTCTCCCTGTAGCCGCACCACATAGGTGGTCATGGGGGCTCACGGCAGTGGCCTCATGACTTGTTAAATAGACCGAGTAGCATGAGGTGTGGGAAAGCAAGACTCCGAGAGATGACCCGTTCTCCAGCCCAGGGTGGGGTTCGTGGTCATGATGTGCTGGCCCGGCTCTATGGAACCCTCAGGCTGCCCATTGTCCCTCACGTGGTCCCCAGGGCCCAGTCACTGTGGTCACTGAACATGTGGGGTGTGAAAGGACATCTGTGTAACTGGCCCCCCCCCCCAGATCTGCCATAGCAAGAGCGGGGAGATCAACCCGGTGAAGGTGGGCAACCTGGTGAAGGCCTACGTGGACAAGTACCGGCGCATGCGCAGACACCGGAGGGCCGAGGCCAGCGAGGAGCCGCCTGCCCCGGGCCCCGAGGGCTAAGGCCTGCCCAGCGCCGTCCTGGCTGGAGTGGAGGAAGCAGAAAATTCTGGGGACACCCAGAACTGTTTTCAGGGTTCCTGTGATCACACGTGGTCTGTGCACCTGTCCTGTTCACAGTTTAAAACTAGACTTTTTTTATTTGTACATTATAGATACACACTGTTCCCACTGTGTTCTAATTTATCAAAAATGGATTATCTTTAGAGATGTCTCAGTTGGCTCAGTACTTGAAAGGTGAACTTTGTGACCAAGGAAGGTCCTGGGCCAGAGGTGTGGGGAGGTTTCCTCGACCCCCTCACAGGCAGCCTCCCCCAGGCAAGCCATCTGTGCTCCTGGCCCTTGTCCAGGGAGCCCTTATACCATCTCTGTTATGCTCTGTAAAGAGTTGCTGAAGCCTATACTCAGCTCCACTGAGGCAGAGTGGTGTTGGCAGATTTCAAAGGCCAGGGACAGCCCCTAGGTGCAGCACAGAGGCCCTGCTCCCGACGGAGGGGCCCCAGTTGCCACCTGGCAGGGAGAGCAGAGTGTCTGTGTCCTGAGGGACAGTTGGGATCTTTGCGTAGTTTGTTGGCTCTAAAGTGGGGCCTGCGTTTCTTCACTGTGAAAAGAGTGGGGTGCTCCCTCCTTGGGCCCCCAGGAAGTGGGGTGAGCTTGAGTCCACGGTGCCTTTGCTGAGCCCCAGCCCCAAGCCCACCTCTGGTCAGGACACAATGCTGGCTCTTGGGTTTCTACTGGACCCCGAAGGGGCCGGGGTCCGCCCTAGGCGGGCTGCCCCACTCCATCAGGAAGTGCTCCAGGAAGTGCTCTAGGTCGTCATAGAGGCTGTCAGAACTGGACAGGCAGAGGCCGAGGCTGCCGCTGTCCAGGGAGGACACGCCTTCACGCTGCACGCCCTCCAGGTATGCCCGGCACAGCCATGGCTCCAGCTGTGGGGAGGGCGCtgtcaggcccggtggggctgtGTGCAGCCCCACCCTGGGGACCCCTGCACCTCACCTTCACGAGGACCAGGTTCTTCTCCTTGGGCCTCACCACCGACAGGTCCTGGCCAAAGCCCAGGTAGATCGTGTAGTGTGGGGAGCCTTGGCGCCGGCGGGCACGGAACTCCCCCAGCTCTGCAGGACAGGACCGGGCTCTGGtgagcagggggcaggggggcaggctGGGAGGACCTCAGCCCCAGGGCAGGTGCTTCACTGACCTTGAAAGAAGGTGCCGAAGTCAAAGATGGGGGTGTTGCAGTCTCGGGGCAGCAGgcgggctggggtggaggggctggcAGAGCCCAGGGGCCCACCCACTTCCCAGTAGACCTTGCATTTCCCCTGGCGCCGGGCCCACAGCCACGGCCCCCGGAGCTCCAGCTGCAGGCCAGGGGCCACGTGCTGCAGCAGCTTCTCTGTGTAGTGCAGCTGCTTCTGGTCGGGCAACtcagcagggctggggaaggCCACACGCTGGGGCTCTGCAGCCTCAGCAGCCAGGCTGGGGGAGCCATACAGGAGCACACAGCCTGGGCGCCCCACCACCTCCTGCAGCACTGTTCGGCCCTTGTACATGATGGTCAAGTCCAGGGCCCCCAGGCTGGGCTCTTCGTGCAGACAGACCTGGGAGCACCTGGGACCAGCCGGGTGCTCACCTGCCATTGGGGTGCAGGCACCAGAGGAGGGTGTCGTGCCAAGCTCCACGTCTGGGAGCTGTCTGGGCTCTGGGACCAGGGGGGGCCCTGCAGCTAGAGAGAAAGGCCTAAGCTGGCACCTGgtctcccagctcctccctcttCCACAGGTCTCTGGCTCCTTTTCCCCATAATCTTGGCCTAGGGCAGTAGCCACAGGCCGGTGGCCACTCCCACTCCCTGGGAGGAGCTCTGGGCCTGACCTGAGGAGGATCAGCTATACTGGCCCACCTGTAGCCCGCACCATCCCTGCtgggcctccctctcccccaggccctgcctcctctctcccctgcctgcctctccccttgGCACAGAAGTCTGCAGGACAGAGCACCCCCCTCCAACACAGCCCCTTACCAGGAGCCTCTCGGGGGATCGGATCCGCCCCCAATACAGCTTTCAACAGATGGTCCTCCAGGGAGCTCTCCTGCAAAGCCTGGAGCAAGAGGTCCCCAGCGTGCTCACTTGGGTTTGCAGTGCAGGGCTCAGGGCTTAGCCAGGCCGGTTCATGCCCTGGCCTCTCACCAGTATGTGCTGCCTGGCATGGCCCAGGAAGCCCATCCTGCAGGGGAAGACAATGCCAGCTTAAAtaagcagcccccagccccagcaagaGCTGGCAGCCCTTGCTTGACCCAAGGTCCAGGAGGGCAGAATAGCCTTACCCTTGTGAGTGGGGCATCTTCAAGGGCTTTGTCCTCCCCCTGGTTAATGCCTGGGTCTTCTGAAGAAGAAAGGTTTGGAGAAACACTGGGACCTGACTCTGGAGTGGACTCCTGAGTGTGAACCCCTGGGCAGCTCCTCACAGCTGGAACGTGCACCTCTCCTTCACTAGTCCCAGTAAGCTCATCAGCTTCCTCCCAGTGATCCCCTGAGCAGTCCCCAGCAACCTGGCTCCAGCCTCTCCCACGCCAGTCTCTAAAACCAGAAATCTGATGCAGCACTGCTCCCAGGACAGAGCAAAGTCCCAAGGCCCTCCGAAGCACATTCCACTGCGCCCAGCCCATCCTCCTGCAGCCCTCCTGGGGCTTTCCTCACCTCTGCACCCCAGCTCAGGGCTGATCATGTACACCTTATGCGGGTCGGTAGGGTCAGCTGAGTTGTCTTGCAACATCACGAAGCGCCCAGTGCTGCGCAGGGCGCAGCGGAAGTTGGTTTTCCAGGAGGCTCGGAGCGCACCCTCGTTGGATGACCTGGCACCGCTGCTGCAGGGCGGCCACCTGCCGCGGGCCACGGCCCAGGCCTGGGGATTGAGAGGGAGTGGAGGACGTGGCCTGGATCCATGGATCTGGGACTGCCCTACCCCTACCCCCGGGTCCCCGGCGGGATTGCGGTCCCACCTTAAAGATGCGCGAATCTGCTTCACCCAGGTCCTTTCGCGCGAAGTGCTTCCAGGGCACGCGGAAGCGCGTTCGGGCAGCGTCCAGCCACCGTAGCCCCTCATAGCGGCCGCTGCTGACCTCGGCCAGAAGCCAGTCTCCGAAGAGCACGCGCGGGGCCCCACTGCAGACAGGGCAGCCGGGTTATCAGGGCGCGCGCAGGCCGCCGGGTGCGTGGGGTCTGCGCCGGGCAGGGCGGGGAGCTCTCACCTGTCCTGAGCCACGGCCATTGCTCCCTCTGCAGGGGCTGGGCGGGGAGGGGCCGGCGCACCCTCCGCGGCGAGTGTTGTCACGGGCGCAGAGTCAGGTACTACCGCAGGTGAGAAGAAGGTTGCGAGTGTGGCCAGATGTCACCGGTGTTGAGGATTACAGATGGGAATTGAGGGCTGATGGCCACGACGTTGCTCGAGTGTGAGTCCTGGCCAAAGCGGTGATAGGTGTGACTACAGATACGGCGAGCGCGCGCACGAGGGGCCACAGGTGTCGAGCCGGCGGCCGGGTAGGCCCTGCGGGGGCGCGACGGAACTGCCGCAGGAAAACGAAACCTCACGTTGCAGGAAAACAAAACCTAACCCACTGGGCCGCGGGGCTGGCAGacgcccctctcccttcccctctcgcCCACCCCGCAGGTCCTCAGCGACCGTGACCCCCGCATCCAGTTCCCCCAATTCTGGATCCGTGCCCCGCCGCCGTCACCCGCGCTGCCTGCCCCCTCCCGGCCACTGCTCCACGGAGCGAACGCGTGGTCCGACGCGGCCGTCACTGCCCCTCTGCTTCCGCGTGAGTCCCGAGTACCTGGCGCTGAAACGACCGGAGCACGAAATCGCATCTCCGAACACGCCAAAGCAAGCGCTTTTATGCTGGcgaggccgggggcggggccgggggcggggccgggggggggCCGGGCTGCGCGGAGCTCCAGGTGCAGCAGAGGAAGTCACGTGCTccggcgggcgggggcggggccgcagGGGGTCCTGGCGGCCCGCCTGCACAGCCGCTGCCGGGTCCAGCCGATGCTCTCCCTCACCCGGCGCTCTGGGGGACTGGGGCTCCCGCACCCGACGTGGTGGGACAGGCAGTGGGATAAGCTGGGGCTCCAGGAAGGAAACCCGCACTTCGCTGAGCAGACAAGTGGGTGATGAGGGTGCGGGGGAGGAGCGGCAGCTGTGTTCTTTGGGTTCTTACCAGTGAGAACTGCTCAGGCAAGGTACTCAAATACGGTCGagattaaaatatttggaaaggaaTTCGTAATGCCTTTTCATGAGGAAAAACGCCAGTGACCCTTGAGGGAGGGTGGTAGTCGGGGCGGAAGTCCTGCCTGAAGTCCGCTCGTGCGGAAGCCAGCGGAGGGGGCTCTGTCCCCAGTCCCTGGCCCTGGGTCCCCCCACTGCCTGCCTCGACCCTGTGCCGCACACCCGCCACCCCTGTGCCCGTGGCCTGAAGGCCACTGTCGCACTGGGTgggccacacccccacccccaacaccgcGGGTCACAGTCCAGGCACCTGGATTAGTGGGGCGCCACGGGGTGCTTACTGCCCACACTGTAGCCCACAGGCGTACGGCTGTGACCCACCGGAAGGTCCCCAGGACCTTGCTCTCCCAGATGAGTGTTCCCGAGGGTGGCCCCTGGCCAGGTGGCTCCTCATCCTCCCCCACGGGAAGAATCTCCGTGGTGGGTCTGGAGGTCAAGGTCCCCCCTCCTCGGCGGTGGTTAGACCAAGAGAGGAACTTCCTGGCCACCACCAGCTGCTACCAAGCCTGGGAAGCCCCGTGGCCCCGCGGGCACAGCAGGTGGTTTACGGGAAACAGCGCCGGGCGCTTTCGGCCGGCCGGACGCGACTCCGCCCCCGCTGCGCACCCGGCGTGTTCCCGGAGGACTCGCTGCCCGGCGCTGAGCGAATGGGCCTCGTCGCGACCACCCCCACCGGCAGCCGCTCGGGGAAGGCCCTACACACCGCCGCAGATCTAAAAATGTCACTTTATTCTGCGCAATGAGGGGACGGGGAGAAGGGCCAGGCTGACTCGGGTCCagagggggaggcggggaggccaCGCTAGAAGTAGATGGAGTCAGCGCCTGGCGGGTCCTCCGTACCCCTGCCCGGTCCTGCGTCCGAGCCCGCGTCGCCGCTGCCCTCGCTGCCTGAGTCGCCCGCGCCGTCTGCTTCCGAGGCGGGCTCGTTGAGGACCACCACGTCAGCCTCTGCCCCGATGTCCTCGCCAAACCACACGGCCTTGTAGCCACCTTCAGGGCGCCGCTCCTTGGTCAGGATGGACCTGACGGCTGCAGGGTCTTCCCCATCCCGGGCCGCTGCTGGGGACTCGGGGACATGATGgagggtggcagggctgggggacgTGGGCCCCGGGGTCACAGGCTCTGGGGTTGGGGGCCGGCCGGGTCTGGGTGAGGGGCTAGGGGCCGGTGCCCAGTTAGCCTCCTCGCTGACGAAAGCCTGGTTGTCAAAGCCTTGgggctggggctcctggggcagagggagccaGAGGTCAACCAAGCCTGCCCTGGCTTGGCCcagtcctcccctccccagagacaggacactagtccctccctgtgctctgcctctctctgcccccttcccaTCCTTTGGACTCCACCGCATCACTCCTCTCCTGGACTGACTCCTGGTTTCCATCCCGCAGCCTCTCCACTGCCCCCCAATCTGTTGCTCCGTCCTCTTGATGCCTATCTCGGCCTGCCTGTTCACTCTCCTCTGTCTCTCAGTTGGCCCTCTCCAGTCCTGTTCCCAACCCAGGGCCTCACCAGAGCTTTGCCAGAGCAGCACTTGAGTCGGTGGCCGTAGAGCTTGTGGACCAGGACCATGAGGGCGATCAGAGCCAGAAGGAGCAGCGCCCCCAGCACCCCACCCAGCGCCGCCATCTCCACTGCTGAGAAGCGCTGGTCCCCACTTGGCTTGTTTGTAgtgctgcctcctcctgccccagacgTCCCTGCTGACACCACCACTGCCCCTTTACTGCCACACCCCAGGCACGCCCGTGCCAACCTGTGGCAAGCTCGGGACCCCCTGAGAACAAGCAGGCCTGGTTCTGGGGAGTGGCACTTTTGATCCCCCACAAAGGAGCTGTGTGTTCCCCAGGAGCCCGATAGGCCAGGCTCCTGAAGGGGGCGGGGAGAAGGGGGTCAGAGGCCACCAGTTCCAGGTGGAAGGCAGGGGGTCCAGTATCACAGGAAGGGGTATGAGGGCCATGTGGGGCCATTGGGGTGAACGGCCCCAGAATTGAGGGGTTCACTGGATCCCAAATCTGGCCTCTGTCCCGCCCTCCACACGCCTTCCCTAGTTCACGTCCTGGGCTCCCCCAGGACCTGTCTGTCCCCCAGACCACAGCAGACCTCTCCTTGAGGTTTCATGGTCTGTATGGTCACACCAGGCCGACCTGGGGCGGACCCTGCCCTACACTGGCCACCTAGAGTCAGGTGGCATAAGGGTGACTCTAGGGCAAATAGAGGTGCTACCTGAGGACCAGGGGGTCCTGCTGGGCCCAGGGGACGTCAGCGGAGAGGTTCCTGGTTTCGAGGTCTGTGCTGAGCCCCCACTGGGTGAGGCTGGTGTTGGGGAGGGGCTGGTTCCCGCACTGGAGGGCCCCCCAGGCATGGAGGAGGCAGATGGCCTCAGAGTTGTGCCTGAGGAGGGGTACGGGCCAGGACCCCCTCCAGAGCTGGTCGTGGAGGGCCCCTGAGAGGGTGCAGGGGGCCCGGGGACTTCCAAAGTGGTGCTGCTTGAGGGTCTGGTCGTTCCGGCCATCTCTGGGGATGTGGGGGAGTCGGGGGGGCCTGGAGCCAGGGACAGGGCTCGGGCTTGCCACTGTCCCCAGCCAGAAGCCCTCCCTGCGCCAACCTGGGACCCCCGGGAGGCCTACCTGTGGGGGCGGGCTCCTGTTCTGAGACTTGAATCTCCACGACTGTAGTCGCTGTGCCTGAGGTCACTGTGTTCTTGGCCTCAACCTGGGCAGAAGAGGGCTTGTCCCTCTTGGGCCCCACCTTAACCCCCGCCCCTGGAGATActgcccacccctcacctctgCATAGAAGACGCCGGTGTGCACCAGCAAGGCGTTGGTCAGCACTGCCTCCCCGTCCATTCGGAAGTTGGAGTTGTTGGTGATTTGATACGTGATGGCCGAGTTGAGGTCCTGGACACGGCCCCAGTGAGTCCTGGGTCCAAGCTGCTTCCCAAACTCCCCGAAGCCACCCCCAGAGGAAGGCCAGGCAGACCCAGGGACACGACGGTGCCTACTGGAAACTCAGGGTCCTGGGCCCGGATCCTCAGAGGCTGGGAAGGGGCAGCTGCATCCTTGACGGCCACGCCCACCCCAGAACCACGCGCCACGGTGCCGCGGTACAGGCTCTCGGGGAAGCGGGGCAGGCTCCCGTTGGCATCTCGGGCCTCCACCATGACCTGGGTCACGGAGTACCGGCCGTGGTCTGCCTGCtcaccctgggggtgggggaggcagcagtGACCAGCAGGTCCTTCCAGGGGAGCCCTGCAGCCTGCGGCCCAAGAAGGGCCCCTGGAGACCTGGCCTTATGCAGGCACTCACCTTGACCACCAGAAGGAAGGTCTTGGGGCTGGGGACACTCTTGCTCATGGTGAGGTTGCCTGTGCTGGCATCAATGGAGAATGTGCCGTCCTCGTGTCCTGGGAGGATGGAGAGATGCTTGGGCCCCGGTACCCTCCGGAGGCCTGAAGTCCCAGGGCCCCAGCTGGCTCTGCCCACGTGGCCAGCCCCCTAGAGGGGAGAGAAGCTGGGGGGCTGGTGCTCACTCACCCTTCATGAAGCTGTAGACAATGGGCTGGCTGATGGCCCAGTCCCCGTCCACGGCGTAGATGGGCCCGGGCTGCAGGACAAGGGCGCCTGGCTGCGggattggggaggggagggaatgcCGTGGAGCTGGTGCCGTGGCCTCGGGCCCCTCCCGCACCCCTCCAGGAGGTCTGGAGTAGCCCTGATGGGCAGCCAGGGACACAGTCCAGTTGTCCGGCCCCACTGCCCACCACACCTTCGGACCAATTGCTAATGAGCCAGTTTGCCCAAAGTCATTTGATTGATCTGAATGACATGTGTCTACTTAAGAGGCAGCCATGTGGGATGGACAAAGCTCACATAGAGGTCTGGGCCCCTCGCACAGGGCAGGGGCCCTGGTGGCTGAACCAGACCCCACTCCTCAGGAGCCCCCTGATATCCAGCCCAGCTCCCTACCCATTCACGCGGTGTCCAGGGAGCACTGTCTGGCTCTGCCTGAGGACAGCTGGGCC is a genomic window of Camelus bactrianus isolate YW-2024 breed Bactrian camel chromosome 10, ASM4877302v1, whole genome shotgun sequence containing:
- the PHRF1 gene encoding PHD and RING finger domain-containing protein 1 isoform X8, translating into MECLDPPLQEVPVNEWFCPECAVLGAAPATDVDPVSEEEVSLLLADVVPTTSRLRPQAGRTRAIARTRQSERVRATVNRNRISTARGVQHVPRYLMSSLLDETIEAVAAGLSTAVYQCPMTPRAPARRRRKAGRRKKASGRRKTQPRSSVKSKNSGTRLKKRQGRGKKRKGKKIKCEATARTRLARTLGLRRPAHGACVPSVYKPADPSLGLMRADIGVASLSLFGDPYELDPFDSSEEVPATPASPLSAKRRVLSQSALRSHQPVARPVSMGLSRRSAPAPVPQPEVHEDAVPDLLGSILSGQSLLMMNSADIIIHRDGSLSAKRAAPVSFQRNSVGPPGEGEDTGSGPCLQPRVTHSGSKPQSLGSRCPGKATPGTPPASPGPACVPAPASGAPVRLESLVTPQAGQAQNLSSVSRPGLKQSDDSRLNGDARRSMPLRSVSSKASGGRSDSPPGSVVPAQAPRPAPRRADIARLPRIPKIRRDESCGRREDKVPTGGQHVDIPSSCISRLTGREGPGQPSCGARVEGEPSSRGTQEPSTPSGGGPQPPALPGPSRGKGVGSTFESFRINIPGNTAHSSRLPSPGFCNTFRPVDSKAQRRESPSPLFAVRKTKQLKSEIYDPFNPTGSDSSSAGSSPERLGSSLLPSEITRTISVDSPRAPARLPVRCVTSYTVQTGFGKEPQPPQGPSGQPELQDKEEPTEGQGAATQVQGASPPEPWGDEDRPPRSSFFGSEGRTVTCVTVAEPDVPPSPNALHTTTHRVVELRSPTRSRSTSSSRSRKKTQRQQAASREHGRARSGSRSSHSGDRSSRSASPPAGEDPAKRHRPKVRSRRSSSDRSSSHERAKRKKAKDKSRERRRGTWGRGRRRSRSGSPGSSSYEHREGRRKKRRRSGSRSRGRECSPPSSLERSRRPRHPRERRDRPRERRGSRERRKRRSRSPSLEHRSREHRRPRSREKRPRPRPRSPERKLAPKEASPVPPVPEEPRPDREHLARPPASAGADALPEGVETDKGPPKAAPVPEALAECPLEDLDYGDSVEAGHLFEDFSSEAIFMQLDDMSSPPSPESTDSSPERGLLPKPAVPPTSQQHDASLAMATAAIRREVSLIHSEDATQLLPQTEGPQEKHLLPQDMAEATTVPSTLGGQAVGGAPVVKEEGPSQNPLLRAKALVKRVTWNLQEAESSAPAEDRGLRMPLHRPQKPREGVRETEDVGPMAAFQQAPFSESLPPGYVLPDSGFPDANPSQVYGPNLPPALALPLSIPPYAPVSQPTVQFILQGSLPLEGCGVAQSPAPVPAILTTASEPPGHAAATATTTANNSEERTAAPRPASEKAKNEEYMKKLHVQERAVEEVKLAIKPFYQKREVTKDEYKDILRKAVQKICHSKSGEINPVKVGNLVKAYVDKYRRMRRHRRAEASEEPPAPGPEG
- the PHRF1 gene encoding PHD and RING finger domain-containing protein 1 isoform X4, which codes for MDDDNLDELVGRSRGPDGHRRLSPAGPASDAEGSSEDRSGSSEDDTGSEHSDEDEEGDLEDGSGSEGSEEDGDDVDTFTTVTDTQGKLEADCAFNSDDDSESCPICLNTFRDQAVGTPENCTHYFCLDCILEWSKNANSCPVDRTTFKSICIRAQFGGKILKKIPVENAGAGEDEEEDPTFCEVCGRSDREDRLLLCDGCDAGYHMECLDPPLQEVPVNEWFCPECAVLGAAPATDVDPVSEEEVSLLLADVVPTTSRLRPQAGRTRAIARTRQSERVRATVNRNRISTARGVQHVPRYLMSSLLDETIEAVAAGLSTAVYQCPMTPRAPARRRRKAGRRKKASGRRKTQPRSSVKSKNSGTRLKKRQGRGKKRKGKKIKCEATARTRLARTLGLRRPAHGACVPSVYKPADPSLGLMRADIGVASLSLFGDPYELDPFDSEEVPATPASPLSAKRRVLSQSALRSHQPVARPVSMGLSRRSAPAPVPQPEVHEDAVPDLLGSILSGQSLLMMNSADIIIHRDGSLSAKRAAPVSFQRNSVGPPGEGEDTGSGPCLQPRVTHSGSKPQSLGSRCPGKATPGTPPASPGPACVPAPASGAPVRLESLVTPQAGQAQNLSSVSRPGLKQSDDSRLNGDARRSMPLRSVSSKASGGRSDSPPGSVVPAQAPRPAPRRADIARLPRIPKIRRDESCGRREDKVPTGGQHVDIPSSCISRLTGREGPGQPSCGARVEGEPSSRGTQEPSTPSGGGPQPPALPGPSRGKGVGSTFESFRINIPGNTAHSSRLPSPGFCNTFRPVDSKAQRRESPSPLFAVRKTKQLKSEIYDPFNPTGSDSSSAGSSPERLGSSLLPSEITRTISVDSPRAPARLPVRCVTSYTVQTGFGKEPQPPQGPSGQPELQDKEEPTEGQGAATQVQGASPPEPWGDEDRPPRSSFFGSEGRTVTCVTVAEPDVPPSPNALHTTTHRVVELRSPTRSRSTSSSRSRKKTQRQQAASREHGRARSGSRSSHSGDRSSRSASPPAGEDPAKRHRPKVRSRRSSSDRSSSHERAKRKKAKDKSRERRRGTWGRGRRRSRSGSPGSSSYEHREGRRKKRRRSGSRSRGRECSPPSSLERSRRPRHPRERRDRPRERRGSRERRKRRSRSPSLEHRSREHRRPRSREKRPRPRPRSPERKLAPKEASPVPPVPEEPRPDREHLARPPASAGADALPEGVETDKGPPKAAPVPEALAECPLEDLDYGDSVEAGHLFEDFSSEAIFMQLDDMSSPPSPESTDSSPERGLLPKPAVPPTSQQHDASLAMATAAIRREVSLIHSEDATQLLPQTEGPQEKHLLPQDMAEATTVPSTLGGQAVGGAPVVKEEGPSQNPLLRAKALVKRVTWNLQEAESSAPAEDRGLRMPLHRPQKPREGVRETEDVGPMAAFQQAPFSESLPPGYVLPDSGFPDANPSQVYGPNLPPALALPLSIPPYAPVSQPTVQFILQGSLPLEGCGVAQSPAPVPAILTTASEPPGHAAATATTTANNSEERTAAPRPASEKAKNEEYMKKLHVQERAVEEVKLAIKPFYQKREVTKDEYKDILRKAVQKICHSKSGEINPVKVGNLVKAYVDKYRRMRRHRRAEASEEPPAPGPEG